The following proteins come from a genomic window of Venturia canescens isolate UGA chromosome 4, ASM1945775v1, whole genome shotgun sequence:
- the Pkc98E gene encoding protein kinase C, with protein MFTGTVKVEIFEASGLRATDKQRKFWQDAPPILDPYVLLHVDQNRLNRTSIKQRTFDPVWNESFVHEVQDATVLGLTVFHNAAIPPDDFVANCSIPIEELLIREDETTDFWVNLEPHGKLRIRIDLQWSNQDQQSVCGAGTEGEGISTLTMGSTTSLISGSRKPREFKEREGFNRRRGAMRRRVHQVNGHKFMATFLRQPHYCSHCREFIWGFGKQGYQCQVCTCVVHKRCHKLVVTRCPGMRDETSEGTPGQRFNVNLPHVFEVHNYKLFTFCDHCGSLLYGLIKQGLQCKVCNLNVHKRCQKNVANNCGIDVKAMAEILSTLKFSPDQQTKTPRINYRAQGEKGAGSQQAGTSKEVLQTESTTHANLWPKDTNSSSATAQETNEKIARRTSNYDEPKERVNLSDFNFIKVLGKGSFGKVMLAERRGHPNEVYAVKVLKKDVIIQDDDVDCTMTEKRILALAANHPFLTAIHSCFQTEERLFFVMEYVNGGDLMFQIQKARKFDEARARFYAAEVTLALQFLHKHGVIYRDLKLDNILLDREGHCKLADFGMCKEGITDGRTTSTFCGTPDYIAPEILQELEYGASVDWWALGVLMYEMMAGQPPFEADNEDDLFESILHDDVVYPVWLAPEAVSILRGFMTKNPARRLGCVNENGGEEAIKAHPFFQMMDWKALEARKLKPPFRPRINNEKDTTNFDAEFTREEPVLTPVEHGIVEAINQDEFEGFSFVNNDFKTSRLGNH; from the exons ATGTTTACCGGAACAGTGAAAGTAGAGATATTCGAGGCCTCTGGTCTGAGAGCAACGGACAAACAGCGCAAGTTCTGGCAGGATGCACCACCAATTCTTGACCCATATGTACTTCTTCATGTCGATCAGAATCGTCTGAATCGCACGTCCATCAAACAACGTACTTTTGATCCTGTCTGGAACGAGAGTTTTGTTCATGAAGTCCAAGATGCAACGGTGCTGGGTCTTACGGTATTTCACAATGCGGCAATACCACCCGACGACTTTGTAGCAAACTGTAGTATACCGATCGAGGAACTTCTAATAAGAGAAGACGAGACCACTGATTTTTGG GTGAACCTCGAGCCTCACGGTAAACTCCGGATAAGAATAGATCTACAATGGAGCAATCAAG ATCAGCAATCGGTGTGCGGAGCCGGAACGGAGGGCGAAGGAATCAGTACGTTGACTATGGGTTCTACTACGAGTCTCATCTCAGGCAGCAGAAAACCAAGGGAATTCAAGGAACGGGAAGGCTTCAATCGACGTCGCGGTGCTATGCGTCGGCGAGTCCATCAAGTAAATGGTCATAAATTCATGGCCACCTTCCTGAGGCAACCGCACTACTGCTCTCACTGCCGTGAATTCATTTG GGGCTTCGGAAAGCAGGGCTATCAGTGTCAAG TGTGCACGTGCGTCGTACACAAGAGATGTCACAAGTTAGTCGTGACAAGGTGCCCTGGCATGAGAGATGAG ACGAGCGAAGGGACGCCAGGTCAAAGGTTTAACGTAAATTTACCTCATGTGTTCGAGGTCCACAATTACAAACTCTTCACATTTTGCGATCACTGTGGTTCTCTTCTCTATGGTCTCATCAAGCAGGGTCTCCAGTGCAAAG TATGCAACTTGAACGTGCACAAACGATGTCAAAAAAACGTGGCCAACAATTGCGGCATCGATGTGAAAGCTATGGCTGAGATTCTTAGTACGTTAAAATTCTCGCCGGATCAACAGACGAAGACCCCGCGTATAAATTACCGTGCTCAGGGTGAAAAAGGCGCAGGTTCTCAACAAGCGGGCACGTCGAAGGAAGTGCTTCAAACGGAGTCGACGACGCACGCAAACCTATGGCCAAAAGATACAAACTCATCGAGTGCCACGGCCCAagagacgaatgaaaaaatagcgaGAAGAACAAGTAACTACGACGAACCGAAGGAAAGAGTCAATTTGTCAgatttcaatttcatcaaaGTACTGGGAAAGGGAAGTTTTGGCAAAGTTATGCTCGCTGAACGACGGGGACATCCGAACGAAGTTTATGCGGTTAAAGTATTAAAGAAAGATGTTATAATACAAGACGATGACGTCGATTGCACAATGACGGAAAAGCGAATTCTCGCTCTAGCCGCGAATCACCCTTTCCTCACCGCTATCCACAGTTGCTTCCAGACCGAAGAGAGACTCTTTTTCGTTATGGAATACGTCAATGGAG gtgATTTGATGTTTCAAATACAAAAAGCCCGAAAGTTTGACGAGGCTCGTGCTCGTTTTTACGCCGCGGAGGTAACGCTCGCTCTCCAGTTTCTTCACAAGCACGGCGTCATATATCGCGATCTCAAACTGGATAATATACTCCTGGATCGGGAGGGTCACTGTAAACTTGCAGATTTTGGTATGTGCAAAGAAGGCATAACCGACGGTAGAACAACATCTACGTTTTGCGGTACTCCGGATTACATAGCACCGGAAATCCTCCAAGAACTTGAATACGGTGCGAGCGTCGATTGGTGGGCACTCGGTGTTTTAATGTACGAAATGATGGCTGGTCAACCGCCGTTCGAGGCGGACAACGAGGATGATCTTTTCGAGTCGATACTTCACGATGATGTCGTTTATCCGGTCTGGTTGGCCCCCGAAGCCGTATCAATATTGCGCGGTTTTATGACTAAAAATCCAGCCCGCCGTCTTGGGTGCGTCAATGAAAATGGTGGCGAGGAAGCTATAAAAGCACATCCATTCTTCCAAATGATGGATTGGAAAGCCCTCGAGGCTCGGAAACTCAAACCACCCTTCAGGCCCAGAATC AATAATGAAAAGGACACGACGAATTTCGACGCTGAATTTACACGCGAAGAGCCGGTACTGACACCGGTTGAGCATGGAATCGTCGAAGCGATAAATCAGGACGAGTTCGAGGGTTTTTCGTTTGTCAATAATGACTTCAAAACGTCCAGACTCGGCAATCATTAA